A DNA window from Mycobacterium sp. IDR2000157661 contains the following coding sequences:
- a CDS encoding dolichyl-phosphate-mannose--protein mannosyltransferase, protein MTAPATQAPRAVPVISPAPQVPVADFGPVDRLQGWAMTAVITALAAVTRFLNLGSPTDAGTPIFDEKHYAPQAWQMLHNHGVEDNPGYGLVVHPPLGKQLMAVGEAIFGYTGLGWRFSGAVCGVIMVLLVARIVRRISRSTMVGGIAGLLLIADGVSFVTARTALLDGFLVAFVVAAFGCLIVDRDQVRERMHVALLEGRITETPWGPRLGVRWWRFGAGVLLGLACATKWSGLYFVAFFGVMTLAFDIAARRRYRVGRPWLGALRRDLGPSLYALVLIPFAVYLASYTPWFASETAVNRHEVGQSIGQDSVLPLPDAVRSLWHYTYGAYKFHSGLTNADGNHHPWESKPWTWPMSLRPVLYAIDNQDVAGCGAQSCVKAVMLVGTPAMWFLAVPVLAWAVWRALVRRDWRYAVALTGYSAGFLPWFADIDRQMYFFYAATMAPFLVMMVALILGDILHKPNQNAERRTLGLIAASCYVALVLTNFAWMYPILTGIPISQATWNMQIWLPSWR, encoded by the coding sequence GTGACCGCCCCCGCCACCCAAGCGCCGCGCGCGGTCCCCGTCATCAGCCCGGCGCCGCAGGTGCCCGTTGCCGACTTCGGCCCCGTGGACCGCCTCCAGGGCTGGGCGATGACCGCCGTCATCACCGCCCTGGCCGCCGTGACGCGCTTCCTCAACCTCGGCTCGCCGACCGACGCGGGCACGCCGATCTTCGACGAGAAGCACTACGCGCCGCAGGCCTGGCAGATGCTGCACAACCACGGCGTCGAGGACAACCCGGGCTACGGGCTGGTGGTGCACCCACCCCTCGGCAAGCAGCTGATGGCGGTCGGCGAGGCGATCTTCGGCTACACCGGTCTGGGCTGGCGGTTCTCCGGCGCGGTATGCGGTGTGATCATGGTGCTGCTTGTGGCGCGGATCGTGCGGCGGATCAGCCGGTCGACGATGGTCGGCGGCATCGCCGGGCTGCTGTTGATCGCCGACGGGGTGAGCTTCGTGACGGCCCGCACGGCGCTGCTCGACGGTTTCCTGGTCGCATTCGTGGTGGCGGCGTTCGGCTGCCTGATCGTCGACCGGGACCAGGTGCGCGAGCGGATGCACGTCGCGCTGCTCGAGGGACGCATCACCGAGACGCCGTGGGGCCCGCGACTGGGCGTGCGCTGGTGGCGGTTCGGCGCCGGCGTGCTGCTCGGCTTGGCGTGCGCGACGAAGTGGTCGGGGTTGTACTTCGTCGCGTTCTTCGGCGTCATGACGCTGGCGTTCGACATCGCGGCGCGCCGCCGGTACCGCGTCGGCAGGCCGTGGCTGGGGGCGCTCCGGCGTGATCTCGGCCCGTCCCTGTATGCGTTGGTGTTGATCCCGTTCGCGGTGTACCTGGCCTCCTACACGCCGTGGTTCGCCTCCGAGACGGCCGTGAACCGGCACGAGGTCGGCCAGTCGATCGGCCAGGACAGCGTGTTGCCGCTGCCCGACGCGGTGCGCTCGCTGTGGCACTACACCTACGGCGCCTACAAGTTCCATTCCGGGCTGACCAACGCCGACGGCAACCATCACCCGTGGGAATCCAAGCCGTGGACCTGGCCGATGTCGCTGCGGCCGGTGTTGTATGCGATCGACAACCAGGACGTGGCGGGTTGTGGCGCACAGTCGTGTGTCAAGGCCGTGATGCTGGTGGGCACGCCCGCGATGTGGTTCCTGGCGGTGCCGGTGCTGGCGTGGGCGGTGTGGCGGGCGTTAGTGCGCCGCGACTGGCGCTATGCCGTTGCGCTGACGGGCTACAGCGCGGGCTTTCTGCCGTGGTTCGCCGACATCGACCGCCAGATGTACTTCTTCTATGCCGCGACGATGGCGCCGTTCCTGGTGATGATGGTCGCGCTGATCCTCGGCGACATCCTGCACAAGCCGAACCAGAACGCCGAGCGGCGAACGCTCGGGCTGATCGCGGCGAGTTGCTATGTGGCACTTGTGCTGACGAACTTCGCCTGGATGTATCCGATCCTGACGGGCATCCCGATCTCGCAGGCGACGTGGAACATGCAGATCTGGCTGCCATCCTGGCGGTAG
- the rsmI gene encoding 16S rRNA (cytidine(1402)-2'-O)-methyltransferase: MRLVEALRTADIVAAEDTRRIRTLAQSLEVAPKGRVISLYDQNEASRVAGLVEDIRTGATVLLVSDAGMPLISDPGYRLVTACIEAQAPIHCLPGPSAVTTALAVSGLPAEKFCFEGFAPRKQGARRAWLQALASEQRTCVFFESPRRLAGTLSAAVDVLGGDRRAVVCRELTKIHEEILRGGLAELAEWATHGVLGEITVVLAGATPKADLETLVAEVSALVDDGARVKDACAQVVAAHPGSPPRRELYDAVLRARG, encoded by the coding sequence ATGCGCCTGGTAGAGGCGCTGCGAACCGCGGACATCGTCGCCGCCGAGGACACCCGCCGCATCCGCACGCTGGCGCAATCGCTCGAGGTCGCGCCGAAAGGACGGGTGATCAGCCTCTATGACCAGAACGAGGCGTCGCGGGTGGCCGGGCTGGTCGAGGACATCCGGACGGGCGCGACGGTGCTGCTGGTCAGCGATGCGGGCATGCCGCTGATCAGCGACCCCGGGTACCGTCTGGTCACGGCCTGCATAGAAGCGCAGGCGCCGATCCACTGCCTGCCCGGGCCCTCAGCGGTGACGACGGCGCTGGCCGTCTCCGGGCTGCCCGCCGAGAAGTTCTGTTTCGAGGGCTTCGCTCCCCGCAAGCAGGGTGCCCGCAGGGCATGGCTGCAGGCGCTGGCCAGCGAACAGCGCACCTGCGTGTTCTTCGAGTCGCCGCGGCGGCTGGCCGGCACGCTGAGCGCCGCCGTCGACGTGCTCGGCGGCGACCGCAGGGCGGTCGTGTGCCGCGAGCTGACGAAGATCCACGAGGAGATCCTCCGCGGTGGGCTGGCCGAACTGGCCGAGTGGGCGACGCACGGCGTACTCGGCGAGATCACCGTCGTGCTGGCCGGCGCGACGCCGAAAGCCGACCTCGAGACGTTGGTCGCCGAAGTCAGCGCGCTGGTCGACGACGGCGCGCGGGTCAAGGACGCCTGTGCGCAGGTGGTCGCCGCGCATCCAGGCTCACCGCCTCGGCGCGAGCTCTACGATGCCGTGTTGCGCGCCCGAGGATGA
- a CDS encoding NAD(P)/FAD-dependent oxidoreductase: MTDNTKVVVGGGYAGVMAANRLAPHADVTLINPRPAFVERIRLHQLVAGNDDAVIDYADVLNERVRFVVDGVERIDAAARTVDLTSGGSMRYDYLVYAVGSTGAVPAGVPGAREFAYPLSELEQARRLAARLADVPLSAPVVVVGAGLTGIEAASEFAETGRSVTLVGDALAPSLSGPGRRSVAKRLRRLGVTVVEESVAAVTADSVVLAGGRMLPSAATVWTTGFGVPGLAAASGLATDELGRLLTDETLTSITDARIVAAGDSASPSNQPYRMSCQASLPMGAVAANTILSRIDGAGPERIGVPMAAQCISLGRGAGTLQLHRKDDTPINFYIGGKAGAFIKEQVCQWTVKWMAGEAKKPGSYHRYQGYDRVPQLVEVERELPVR; encoded by the coding sequence ATGACCGACAACACCAAGGTCGTCGTCGGCGGCGGTTACGCCGGCGTGATGGCCGCCAACCGGCTCGCCCCGCACGCGGACGTCACCCTGATCAACCCGCGTCCGGCGTTCGTCGAGCGGATCCGACTGCATCAGCTTGTCGCGGGCAACGACGACGCGGTGATCGACTATGCCGACGTCCTGAACGAGCGGGTCCGCTTCGTGGTCGACGGCGTCGAGCGCATCGATGCCGCGGCCCGCACTGTCGACCTGACGTCGGGTGGGTCGATGCGCTACGACTATCTGGTCTACGCCGTCGGCAGCACCGGAGCGGTGCCTGCGGGTGTCCCCGGCGCCCGCGAATTCGCCTACCCGCTCAGTGAACTCGAGCAGGCGCGGCGGTTGGCGGCTCGGCTGGCCGACGTGCCGCTGTCCGCGCCCGTGGTCGTGGTGGGCGCCGGTCTCACCGGGATCGAGGCCGCTTCGGAGTTCGCCGAGACGGGACGTTCGGTAACGCTGGTCGGTGACGCGTTGGCACCGTCACTGAGCGGTCCGGGCCGCCGCTCGGTGGCCAAGCGGTTGCGCAGGCTGGGCGTGACAGTGGTCGAGGAATCGGTCGCCGCGGTGACCGCCGACTCCGTGGTGCTTGCCGGTGGACGGATGCTGCCGAGTGCGGCGACGGTGTGGACCACGGGCTTCGGCGTGCCCGGGCTGGCCGCGGCCAGCGGACTGGCCACCGACGAGCTGGGCCGGCTGCTCACCGACGAGACGCTCACCAGCATCACCGACGCGCGGATCGTCGCCGCCGGTGATTCCGCCTCACCGTCGAACCAGCCGTACCGGATGAGCTGCCAGGCAAGTCTGCCGATGGGAGCGGTGGCGGCGAACACGATCCTGAGCCGTATCGATGGCGCAGGCCCGGAACGCATCGGCGTGCCGATGGCCGCCCAGTGCATCAGCCTGGGACGCGGGGCGGGCACGCTGCAGTTGCACCGCAAGGACGACACCCCGATCAACTTCTACATCGGTGGCAAGGCCGGCGCGTTCATCAAGGAACAGGTCTGCCAGTGGACGGTGAAGTGGATGGCCGGAGAAGCGAAGAAGCCGGGTTCCTATCACCGCTACCAGGGCTACGACCGCGTCCCGCAGCTGGTGGAGGTCGAACGGGAGCTTCCGGTCCGATGA
- a CDS encoding aminodeoxychorismate synthase component I, whose protein sequence is MRIDRLGDLGSAPEVLRAVAYAGARLALPPPAALLGEWFGSGAVIAPSVTATPVVSAFDVATGAADGPVGGGWFGYLSYPDAAADGLGPRIPEAAGGWSNCVLRQDRDGRWWHESLSGAALPEWVAEAVRTPVAPRPAVVRWRDPDRDAHRRGVLDCLAAIAAGEVYQACVCTQFGGRLDGSPVDFFVDAVGRTSPARAAFLAGAWGAVASLSPELFLRRRGQVVASSPIKGTLPLSADPVQLRASVKDVAENIMIVDLVRNDLGRVADTGTVTVPELLAVQPAPGVWHLVSTVAARVGVDVPMTAVLDATFPPASVTGTPKARARALLSAWEPLRRGVYCGTVGLASPVAGCELNVAIRTVEFDASGNAVLGVGGGITADSDPDSEWEECLHKAAPIIRDGTASSSGAQHGIVELAPRR, encoded by the coding sequence GTGCGGATCGACCGGCTCGGCGACCTGGGCAGTGCCCCGGAGGTGCTGCGCGCCGTCGCGTATGCCGGTGCGCGGCTGGCTTTGCCCCCGCCCGCCGCGCTGCTCGGTGAGTGGTTCGGCTCCGGCGCCGTCATCGCGCCCTCCGTGACGGCGACGCCCGTCGTCTCGGCGTTCGACGTGGCCACCGGCGCCGCGGACGGGCCGGTCGGCGGCGGCTGGTTCGGCTATCTGTCGTATCCGGACGCGGCCGCCGACGGGCTGGGCCCACGCATACCCGAAGCCGCGGGCGGCTGGTCTAACTGCGTGCTGCGCCAGGACCGCGACGGCCGCTGGTGGCACGAAAGTCTCAGCGGCGCAGCGCTTCCCGAGTGGGTCGCCGAAGCGGTGCGCACACCCGTAGCGCCCCGGCCTGCCGTCGTGCGATGGCGTGACCCCGACCGGGACGCGCACCGCCGTGGCGTGCTCGACTGCCTGGCGGCCATCGCGGCGGGCGAGGTGTACCAGGCGTGTGTCTGCACGCAGTTCGGCGGACGACTCGACGGCTCACCGGTCGACTTCTTCGTCGACGCGGTCGGGCGCACCTCCCCGGCCCGGGCCGCATTTCTCGCCGGCGCGTGGGGTGCGGTGGCCTCGTTGTCGCCGGAGTTATTCCTGCGCAGGCGGGGTCAGGTGGTGGCGTCGAGCCCGATCAAGGGCACCCTGCCGCTGTCCGCCGATCCGGTACAGCTGCGGGCCTCGGTCAAGGACGTCGCCGAGAACATCATGATCGTCGACCTGGTGCGCAACGATCTCGGCCGCGTCGCCGACACCGGGACGGTGACGGTGCCCGAACTGCTGGCCGTGCAGCCCGCGCCCGGCGTGTGGCATCTGGTGTCGACGGTGGCGGCGCGAGTGGGTGTCGACGTGCCGATGACCGCGGTACTAGACGCGACGTTTCCGCCAGCGTCGGTGACGGGCACGCCGAAGGCGCGGGCGCGCGCGCTGTTGTCGGCATGGGAACCGCTTCGCCGCGGGGTGTACTGCGGGACCGTCGGGTTGGCGTCGCCGGTCGCGGGGTGTGAGCTGAACGTGGCGATCCGGACCGTCGAGTTCGACGCGTCGGGCAACGCGGTGCTCGGAGTAGGCGGGGGCATTACCGCCGACTCGGATCCCGATAGCGAGTGGGAGGAGTGCCTGCACAAGGCCGCTCCGATCATCCGGGACGGCACCGCCTCATCCTCGGGCGCGCAACACGGCATCGTAGAGCTCGCGCCGAGGCGGTGA
- the sigJ gene encoding RNA polymerase sigma factor SigJ, with product MTVSDEHAERFTHLRPLLFTIAYEILGSATESDDVLQDSYLRWADVDLATVRDTKSYLAQLVTREALNALRARARRREEYVGPWLPEPLLLDDRDAATDVVLAESVSMAMLVLLETLTPDERAVFVLREVFGFDHDEIAGAVGKSVATVRQMAHRARAHVHARRRRFGPVDSAWSAQITDRFLTAAQTGEVQDLMTLLAPDVTWTADSGGKAAAARRPIVGARKVAAVLSRFFEFTREMADVRFEVTTCNFAPAVAIHRGDTFEGVFLIEIVDDRITNFYAMRNPDKLTAFTPRTVARQ from the coding sequence GTGACCGTCTCGGACGAGCACGCCGAGAGGTTCACCCACTTACGGCCGCTGCTGTTCACGATCGCCTACGAGATACTCGGTTCGGCAACGGAATCCGACGACGTGCTACAGGACAGCTACCTGCGGTGGGCCGACGTGGACCTGGCGACGGTGCGGGACACGAAGTCCTATCTCGCACAACTGGTCACCCGCGAGGCGCTCAACGCGCTGCGGGCCAGGGCCCGCCGTCGAGAGGAGTACGTCGGCCCGTGGCTGCCGGAGCCCCTGCTGCTCGACGACCGCGACGCGGCAACCGATGTGGTTCTGGCGGAATCGGTTTCGATGGCGATGCTGGTGTTGTTGGAGACGCTCACCCCGGATGAGCGGGCGGTCTTCGTACTGCGCGAGGTGTTCGGCTTCGACCACGACGAGATCGCCGGAGCGGTCGGCAAGTCCGTGGCGACGGTGCGCCAGATGGCGCACCGTGCCCGGGCGCACGTGCACGCCCGCCGCCGACGGTTCGGGCCCGTGGACAGCGCCTGGAGCGCACAGATCACCGACCGGTTCCTGACCGCCGCGCAGACCGGTGAGGTGCAGGACCTGATGACGCTGCTGGCCCCGGACGTCACGTGGACCGCCGACAGCGGCGGTAAGGCCGCCGCTGCGCGCAGGCCCATCGTCGGCGCGAGGAAGGTGGCGGCGGTCCTATCGAGGTTCTTCGAGTTCACCCGCGAAATGGCCGACGTCCGCTTCGAGGTCACTACCTGCAACTTCGCTCCGGCGGTCGCCATCCACCGGGGCGACACCTTCGAGGGCGTGTTCCTCATCGAGATCGTCGACGACCGGATCACCAACTTCTACGCCATGCGCAACCCGGACAAGCTGACGGCGTTCACCCCGCGGACCGTCGCCCGGCAGTGA
- a CDS encoding NAD(P)/FAD-dependent oxidoreductase codes for MTENNTRNSTRTKVVVIGGGYSGTLAANQLRLRSDVEVTLVNPRPTFVERIRLHQVAAGGYDAAVDYGTLLGDGIRLVVDTATRIDTGAREVRLASGQSLQYDYVIYAVGSSAATPSSIHGVAEFAYSVAEFEHAHRLRERLAQLHHDAPVTVVGGGFTGIEVAAELAEQSRRVTLVCGGQLAPTLSAPGRRSVAKALAKLGVAVLADDVVAEVRPDAVVFADGAVRPTALTVWAAGFSVPRLAAASGLSTDAIGRLLTDETLTSVDDVRIVAAGDCAAPSGAPLRMCCATASQLGPQAGNTVLSRIAGTEPPVFEYGFAGNSCTSLGRRGGLLQLGRRDNSPMNAYLGGRLAAKVKEAICRGTVWGLRRQARKPGSAPWFKGGPRPEAQHAGLVART; via the coding sequence ATGACTGAAAACAACACACGAAACAGCACGCGCACAAAGGTCGTCGTCATCGGCGGCGGCTACTCCGGAACCCTGGCGGCCAACCAACTTCGGCTGCGCAGCGACGTCGAGGTCACGTTGGTCAATCCGCGCCCGACATTCGTCGAGCGGATCCGCCTGCACCAGGTGGCGGCCGGCGGTTACGACGCCGCCGTCGACTACGGAACCCTGCTGGGCGACGGCATCCGCCTGGTGGTCGACACCGCGACGCGCATCGACACCGGGGCGCGCGAGGTGCGGCTTGCCTCGGGCCAATCGCTGCAGTACGACTACGTGATCTATGCGGTCGGCAGCTCGGCGGCGACGCCGTCGTCGATCCACGGCGTCGCCGAATTCGCCTACTCAGTGGCCGAATTCGAACACGCGCACCGGTTGCGTGAGCGGCTCGCCCAGCTGCACCACGACGCGCCGGTGACGGTCGTCGGCGGCGGGTTCACCGGTATCGAGGTCGCCGCCGAGCTCGCCGAACAGAGCCGACGGGTCACCCTCGTCTGCGGTGGGCAGCTGGCCCCGACGCTGTCGGCGCCGGGCCGTCGCTCGGTCGCCAAGGCGCTGGCCAAGCTGGGCGTCGCCGTGCTGGCCGACGACGTCGTCGCCGAAGTCCGCCCGGACGCGGTGGTGTTCGCCGACGGCGCCGTGCGCCCGACCGCCCTCACCGTGTGGGCCGCCGGGTTCTCGGTGCCTCGACTGGCTGCGGCCAGCGGCCTCAGCACCGACGCCATCGGTCGGTTGCTGACCGATGAGACGCTGACCAGCGTGGACGATGTCCGCATCGTGGCGGCCGGTGACTGCGCCGCCCCATCGGGCGCGCCGTTACGCATGTGCTGCGCGACGGCGTCACAACTCGGGCCGCAGGCCGGCAACACAGTGCTGAGCCGGATCGCGGGCACCGAGCCTCCGGTGTTCGAGTACGGCTTCGCTGGCAATTCGTGCACCAGCCTGGGCCGCCGCGGCGGCCTGCTGCAATTGGGCCGCAGGGACAACTCACCGATGAACGCGTACCTCGGCGGCCGCCTTGCCGCGAAGGTGAAGGAGGCCATCTGCCGGGGCACGGTGTGGGGTCTGCGCCGGCAGGCCCGCAAGCCGGGGTCGGCGCCCTGGTTCAAGGGCGGGCCGCGGCCGGAAGCGCAGCACGCCGGACTGGTCGCGCGCACGTGA
- a CDS encoding RNA polymerase sigma-70 factor: MSTAPGDEHAERFTRLRPLLFTIAYEILGSATESDDVLQESYVRWAEVDLATVHDTKAYLAQLVTRQALNSLRAQTRRREDYVGPWLPEPLLLDAANGTDPSSDLILAESVSMAMLVVLETLSPDERAVFVLREVFGFSHDEIAATVGKSTAAVRQMAHRAREHVQSRRKRFEPVDPKLSMELTARFFAAASTGDLDGLLEMLTDDVAWTADSDGKVSAARRPVVGADRVARVLIGLVRQAGETGRVEPAWYNGAPALRLYLGDSFEGIITIEITDGRISHFYAMRNPDKLAAVDIPREISRQV, encoded by the coding sequence ATGAGCACCGCGCCGGGTGACGAACACGCCGAGCGGTTCACGCGGCTGCGTCCGCTGCTGTTCACGATCGCCTACGAGATCCTCGGCAGCGCAACCGAATCCGACGACGTGCTGCAGGAGAGTTACGTGCGCTGGGCCGAGGTCGATCTGGCCACGGTGCACGACACCAAGGCCTACCTCGCCCAGCTCGTCACCAGGCAGGCCCTCAACTCGTTGCGGGCGCAGACCCGCAGACGCGAGGACTACGTCGGCCCGTGGCTGCCCGAGCCGCTGTTGCTCGACGCCGCCAACGGCACTGACCCCTCTTCCGATCTCATTCTTGCCGAGTCGGTTTCGATGGCCATGCTCGTCGTGCTCGAGACGTTGAGTCCCGACGAACGCGCAGTGTTCGTGCTGCGCGAGGTGTTCGGCTTCAGCCACGACGAGATCGCCGCGACCGTCGGCAAGTCGACGGCCGCCGTCCGCCAGATGGCGCACCGCGCCCGCGAGCACGTGCAGTCGCGGCGCAAGCGGTTCGAGCCCGTCGACCCGAAGCTGTCGATGGAGCTCACGGCGCGGTTCTTCGCCGCAGCGTCGACCGGCGACCTCGACGGACTACTGGAGATGTTGACCGACGACGTCGCATGGACTGCGGACAGCGACGGCAAGGTCAGCGCCGCACGCAGGCCCGTCGTCGGCGCCGATCGCGTCGCACGAGTGCTCATCGGCCTGGTCCGGCAGGCCGGCGAGACCGGGCGGGTGGAGCCTGCCTGGTACAACGGCGCCCCGGCGCTGCGGCTCTACCTCGGTGACAGCTTCGAGGGCATTATCACCATCGAGATCACCGACGGCCGCATCTCGCACTTCTATGCGATGCGCAACCCGGACAAGCTGGCGGCCGTCGACATCCCGCGGGAGATAAGCCGGCAGGTCTGA
- the gdhA gene encoding NADP-specific glutamate dehydrogenase: MSPLPETLYDVYDEVVRRNPGETEFHQAVYEILMSLGPVVAKHPEYAEAEVIRRLCEPERQIIFRVPWVDDRGDVQINRGFRVEFNSALGPFKGGLRFHPSVYLGIVKFLGFEQTFKNSLTGLPIGGGKGGSDFDPKGRSVGEVMRFCQSFMTELYRHIGEYTDVPAGDIGVGTREIGFLFGQYKRITNRYESGALTGKGLTWGGSRVRTEATGYGTVCFVKEMLDVAGQSFDGQRVVVSGSGNVAVYAIEKVGQLGGVVVACSDSSGYIVDESGVDAQTLKEVKEARRARIAEYADMRKGARFVDGSSIWQVPCDIALPCATQNEINGADALQLIKSGCRIVAEGANMPCMPEAVGHFAEAGVVFAPGKAVNAGGVATSALEMQQNASRDSWTFEETETRLAGIMARIHDTCLATAEEYGQPGDYVAGANIAGFIRVADAMLALGLV; encoded by the coding sequence ATGAGTCCGCTACCCGAGACGCTCTACGACGTCTACGACGAGGTCGTGCGGCGCAACCCGGGTGAGACCGAGTTTCATCAGGCCGTCTACGAGATCCTCATGAGCCTCGGACCGGTGGTGGCCAAGCACCCCGAGTACGCCGAGGCCGAGGTGATCCGGCGGTTGTGCGAGCCGGAGCGGCAGATCATCTTCCGGGTGCCCTGGGTCGACGACCGCGGCGACGTGCAGATCAACCGTGGCTTCCGGGTCGAGTTCAACTCAGCGCTCGGGCCGTTCAAGGGCGGTTTGCGCTTCCACCCGTCGGTGTATCTGGGCATCGTCAAGTTCCTCGGCTTCGAACAGACCTTCAAGAATTCGCTGACCGGCTTGCCGATCGGCGGCGGCAAGGGGGGGTCGGACTTCGACCCGAAGGGCCGCTCCGTCGGCGAGGTGATGCGGTTCTGCCAGTCGTTCATGACCGAGCTGTACCGCCATATCGGCGAGTACACCGACGTGCCCGCCGGCGACATCGGTGTCGGCACGCGCGAGATCGGTTTCCTCTTCGGGCAGTACAAGCGCATCACCAACCGCTACGAATCCGGCGCGCTCACCGGCAAGGGTCTGACCTGGGGCGGCTCGCGCGTCCGGACGGAAGCCACCGGGTACGGCACCGTGTGCTTCGTCAAGGAGATGCTCGACGTCGCGGGCCAATCGTTCGACGGCCAGCGGGTCGTGGTTTCCGGCTCGGGGAACGTCGCCGTCTACGCGATCGAGAAGGTCGGACAGCTGGGCGGAGTGGTGGTCGCCTGCTCGGACTCCAGCGGCTACATCGTCGACGAGAGCGGGGTCGACGCTCAGACCCTCAAAGAGGTCAAAGAGGCCCGCCGCGCTCGCATCGCCGAATACGCCGACATGCGCAAGGGGGCCCGCTTCGTCGACGGCAGCAGCATCTGGCAGGTGCCGTGCGACATCGCGCTGCCATGTGCCACCCAGAACGAGATCAACGGCGCGGACGCCCTGCAGTTGATCAAGTCGGGCTGCCGGATCGTGGCCGAGGGGGCCAACATGCCGTGTATGCCGGAGGCCGTCGGGCACTTCGCCGAGGCGGGTGTGGTGTTCGCGCCGGGCAAGGCCGTCAACGCCGGCGGTGTGGCCACCAGCGCGTTGGAGATGCAGCAGAACGCGTCACGCGACAGTTGGACGTTCGAGGAGACCGAGACCCGGCTGGCCGGGATCATGGCCCGTATCCACGACACCTGCCTGGCGACCGCCGAGGAGTACGGGCAACCCGGCGACTACGTCGCGGGCGCCAACATCGCGGGTTTCATCCGGGTCGCCGACGCCATGCTCGCACTGGGACTGGTGTAG